Genomic window (Acropora muricata isolate sample 2 chromosome 11, ASM3666990v1, whole genome shotgun sequence):
gctaaaatgaaaaaacaaaacaatgagcAATGAGCAGCAGTAAAAGTGAGATAAAAAGTCAAATAATTTATTGGAATCATCCCactgaagaaacaagaaacgagagtagaaagaaaaaagagaaaggaattgTGTTGTTTAGCGTTTCAATTAAGGCATGTAAGACTTAAATATTACAATTAATGAGAGAAATTATAAATctaaaaattactttttcaagaaacaaagcaagaacAATCTTCATTTCGCATAACTATTTTGGAAATGATTTGGTAAACCAAGATGTCCTTACACATAGtgctaaaataaaaaaacaaaacaaaataataggcatatttgatttaattttttccttcagtgggtgatgaaaaaaagaaggaactTTGTCAACCTTCTCCAGAAGACAAAAAGCCACCACAGCTCAGTTTCAAGCTGAAAAAGCCTGTTGATCTTCCAAAATCCACAGAAACGTGGAATGATGATCAtctgccaattgatattttacTATTGACTGCCGAGAGCTCCGATTTCTTGAACTGTTTCTCCTTTCTGGATCaacctttcaaaagttacaacgTGGAGATTGGTGTTGTGTACTTTGGCCGCATAGGAGATGTCAGTGAtcaagaaaagttaaaggtTGCATTGATGAAATGCTCCATAGGAGCTGCAACCCCACTGGGCTCTTCAACAGTGGTTCAGAAGGCCGTTAGAGTCTTGGGGCCTAAGGCTGTAATTTCAGTGGGAACGTGCATCAGTTTAGGCTTGGAAAAGGCCAGAATTGGAGATGTAGTCATATCTTCGAGGCTCACAACCACAGGGGGATTCAAAACTCCTGCTAGTCCACGTCTTGGCAATCTTGCTCAAGATGCTCCCAACGGGTGGGAGGCTCCATTGAAACATCCAGATGAACGGGAGATTACAGTGCATTGCAATGGTGATATCCTGAGTCTGTCACTGAGAGAGAAGTGTCAAAGTATGAATATTTGTGAGGAATATCCTGAGGCAATTGCGATTGAGACAGAAGGCGAAGGTATATTATTACTGAAAATGGCATTAGGTTAATACTTAGTCTCCCAGGAAACTTGATGGTAGGACACAACAACAGACAACCTGAAAGCATTATCCAGTCATTTTTTACATAATTTATGTAGTTACACAGCAGGACTCCAGTGACAAACACAATGATTGTAGTGTTCAAAACATTGATGAAGTTGTTGATTTACTTTAAAATTTCTGTTGGTTCCTTCCTGTCGGGCAGAAATTTAGTTCTAGCGTTCTATTTTTGATGATTGTTGCCAGGTGCCTTGATAACTTGATGTGCCTGTCATATTAATTGTGACATTATAACAATTTGTAGTGTCTCCTTGGCAACATCCATAATTTCGGGTTAAAGTTCTTAGGTTTAAGGAGACACTAAGTgagaccattaatttttttcaacgGTGCAAAGCAACCTGAATCTCATTGTGCGGCTTTACTGATTATTTTATCTACATGTATGCGTCACACTGTATACCGTTTCAGCATTTTGAGTTTTTTCTCCAATTAGTCTGGTTTTGCCCCTTTGTCAAATATCTACAAATTGTTTGGGCCATCCAAAAGGTATATAACTCTTATTTTGCTGTGTTGAGAATTTCCTCCGAGTCTTAAAGCGTTACATGTTTGTTGAGGATGAGTATCTGTAATTTGCACTTGCATCTCactacatttatttttaacctcaGGTGTTTATGCAGCTGCTTATGATGCAAACATTGACTGGGTGATCGTGAAAGGTGTTGctagttattttcatcaaagccagTCTGCAACTTCTGAATGGATGTCTTTTGCGAGCGCTATGGCTGCTTCTGTAGTGGCCAAGATCCTAAATGATCCAGTAGTTTTCCGGGAATGGCCGCACTGTAACCAAGGTAAATttcatcattgaaaaaataatctaaattGGGAAACGGAGGAAGATTGACTTTTCCTCGCTCGATTCTTTCTCAATGCCCCAAACAAGTGAGCCTGTTTGCAGGGTAATCAGCTAGAGGACAGGCAGGTTAAGAATAAAACAAAGGATGTCAATTTTGTGTTGGAACAAAGAAACAAGCCAGAGGTTAccaatttctttaaaaatacaTGCTAAAATACACACTCCCTCTTGACTAACGGCACTAACTTCATGCCCTGTCAACTCCCTTGTCTCTACACATTTCCTCCCAATGGGGCAGCAGTAGCCACGTGATGGGGCTTGATATCAGTGCtggagcaaaacaaaaacatcaggGCCCTGTTGTTGGAAACCTGATTAAGCTAAACCTAGGTTAGAGTGAGTTTTGATTGCTCTTTATTTACCACTGAAGGAGGGTTTGCCAGAAAAATGTGGTCCAGTggggttataaattacaaatttttttttcttaaacctTAGTCTTGTGAACAATCCTCCTTTACCCGTAAATAAACAAcgattaaaatttccactaatccaggattagcgtaatcgatctttgaacaactgggtccaGGAATGTACTAAACAAAGACTCGCACGAGGAGTTGAATAAAAAAATCAGAACACAAATTTTTGATGATAAACAAGAAGCCACCAGAAAGGTGACATTGAGCAGCAGTAAAACTAAGATAAAAAGTCAAATTGGATTGGAATCATCCCAatgaagaaacaagaaacgagAGTAAAAAAGAATAAGGAGTAAGGAATTCTATTGTTTGGCGTTTCGAGGTATGCAAGACCTAAATGTTACAATTGATaagaaaaattataaatacttgaattactttttcaagaaacaaagcGAGAACAATTCTGTTGTTGATTCTATGTTGTAAACGTTTCTCGATCTTCTCAACAGAGGACATTATTTCTATTTAGCAGCCAATTAATACTGTCATGCCACCCTACATTATGTTTCTGTGAATTCTTCCTTTTGACAGTGAGACTGAGCAGCAGTAAAAGTgagaagaagaaacaagaaacgagAGTAAAAAGAGAGAGGAGTAAggaattctattgtttttgcGTTTCAAAACATGCAATACTTAAGTATTACAATTATTAAATTAGAGAAATTAGAAATAcataaattactttttcaaaaaacaaagcaagatcAATTCTGGTGTTGATTCTATAAGTCGATAAAATTTCCCTTCTCAACAGAGGACATCGTTTTAAATTTAGCAGCCAAACAATACTGTCATGCCACCCTACACCATGTTTCTGTGAATTCTTCCTTCTCTTGACAGCTGTGACTTAAACCAAACTTAAAGTCCTTTTAATGGAGTTAACTTTTATTTATACCCAGGTACCTTAAAttggccatttccgagttcaccttagcctccatttcaaagcgatgCTAAGTGCGAAgcctttgttatgaaaatcagtttttattcatattgaaattggaactaattactgTAACAAagatttcgcacttagactcgctttgaaagagagactgaaggGAACTTGGAAATGGCCTGTTGTTTATACCACCTTTGTACAAAGGGTAGATAGCAGCAGCATTGTTGGACTGAGAGGAAATCATATACCAGCTGATATACCCTGCCAAAACCAAATTGATTTGTTGACAGGGGCTTCATTCATCCAGTGGGTTGTGCTATGTACCCACCCTTTTGATTATTTGTGTCTGAATAAAATAAACTGCTTTAAAAGGAAACAAGCCATATGATTTATTGTATTCATGGTACCTTAGATCAAGGTACTTTATTATTCGAAAGCAATCATTTGGCTTGTCTCCTTCGcggccgtctttcgggatgtcacgcaaagCCCCCTTCCTTTCGGGGAAGCGTTGCATGACATCCCGCAAGACGGCTGTGAAGTAGACTGTCATTTGGCCTCTGCTATGGATTCATACTCCAGAACTAAAGGtacttgtattgtttttgtagctttttgatgtaatttgatttatttattgtaGTTATTAGTTGCAATGATATTCTAAGGGCCGATAGAGTTGTTGATTGCAGACATCGAATTGGAGTTGATGTACTCTGTTGTTCCCTTTTGGTCATTGGCTATGTTTTTTAATTACTACATACTGCTGTGCCTTTTGAGATTTAGAGGAACCAGAAGTTTATGCGTAACTTTGTTTCCCAGGCTTTATAGAAGAGAGACATTACCATATGCAGAATTCTGACTTCTTAATTTCCTAAATgcagaaaatgatgaagaaaagCCCATTCATCCCTTGGGAACCACAACTCCAAAAAGACAGCGAGAGAATGCAGCCATCCCTGAAAGTAAGGCTTCCTTTGTAGCttatgaagtgaaaaaaacgGTAAAAAGTTAATGTCGATCCGAATAGGTGTTCTTTACACAACCAAAGTATTTTCGCgatcccattcaggcctgaatttcgcttctgcttaagtagcatagcaaaactgcgaagatcattaacgtTAAAATTGAAGTATTTATGCGATAAAGCCTGTTtcggaaggaaaaaaactcCACATTTCTCTGTCTCGgtgattttttaattgtttgtttggatGTGTGCtaggaaatgaaagaaatgaaatgacagAAAAGCATAGGACATTTTTTCACTTGCATGTCCTGGGTTAACTTGTATTATTTTATAAGTTGTCTTTGAAGAAAAGATCTTATTGGCCCGTGAGATGCATTTAAGTAGAAGTTGTCTTTAGAATGCTGATATCTGCATATTGATAACAAGGGACAttacagagaaagaaaaaatttcacaAGTCATCCTGGGAAATGGAAGGGTGCAGCAGGAAATGGCTTTGCTGAATGCCTTTTCGGTATGACCTACCCATAAAACTTTGTTTCATATGCGGTGACCCATGAAAATCATTTCCCTTACAGACTCTGTTTAGTTTGCAGTTatcttatattttttttagtattcGTGTTTCAATAGAAAGTTGTAGAAGCGTACGTGGGAACTCTTCCATTTTCTACTAAAGTGATTTAGTTTTGTTTCTCTGGTTTGGCTCCCACCTGGAATCCAATACTCGTTTCCTCCATTTTACGTACAACTGCGAATTATCTTCAGCATAAAACTCCTCTAAAACCTAATATCTCAATGACGGACGGGGAAAATACGATGCGCatgaaaaaaaacttaactcGGTACTTTTCACTCGTGATGCACTAAGGATCGAAATGTCTGAAAGTTAGTATCTTAAGAGCAAATGtccagaaaaatcaaacaaaatcaaatttcttcGGCAAGGCTTAAAACCTTCATTTCGCTCCCTTTTTGCATATAGTTAGCTCCTAGCTCGAATACAAACAGGCTGtggttttttccttgaaatagtTTTATCTTTCCGTGAAAAACGACATTTTCAATTTAACCTCCAGACTCAGTTTAGCAAGTCCCAATTGGGTTGACAATCGACCTCGCTCCCATTGGGgtgggagatgaaagaccctgggaacgaggttgacagTAAGCTTGTCGGTGGGTGAAAAGAATCGTTATTTTGACCATGTGCCATATCACCGAATTTCATGAGTTTACGGATTTAATTAACAAAAGGTAGGTCTTTCAATatttgcaaaatttattttgggCAAATGATTTGTCAGTCGTCAAAAAATTATTCGAAATCGTTTACAGTAGACACAAAGTCTATTATTGCTGTATCGGCTATCTACACACTAATATTACTTCAGTTCGAACCGGCAGTGTTTCAAAGATATAAATAACATAAACATGCTATCTTCTTCGATTTGTAGCACCCTGAATTTCACAAACCGTGTCTTTAATTTCGCTGCATATTTTGATCGGCATTCTCGTCCCACATGAGAATTGAAGAAAACCAATAACTGCCTAGTTCTGTTCCATCAATGCATATGTATTCATTGTATGTATCAAAATCTGTGCTAGTTGTGTCCTTTGATTTGGCAAGCAGTAACCGCGAGAGTGTTATTCAGTACGCGATGGGGTTAAAAGTCCTCCATGTTGTTCAACGTGTAATTTGCATAATCACACTGACGCACAGCGCGCGCAACAACATTTGTACATGGGGGTGATGGTGGGGATTTCCGCTAAATACAACAGGAAGTACCCCTTCATCAGGCGAAAACTCAAATTCTTTCACTGGTCAAGGGTACAGTCTGTGCAAGGAGAAAACACACCTATCTCTTTTCACAGACTTTGTATTTCCTTTACCCTGACAGTGATGTGCAATCTCATTTGGAGCTCTACATGTATTAGAGTTCTTTCGCCATCCAGTGCCAAGCTCAGACCGATAAAAGGGACAAATAGTTAGATCGCTGACATCCTGTTGCGTCGTGAAAATACCCGCTCTTAGAACAATGAGTTCCTTGTCTCCAGTTACCCCGGTAAGAGACCAAAGCGACTTGTGCCTTTCTATGTCCTTTACGCAAGACAATAACAGTACCTCATTCACTGATTAGCTTTGGTCTCGAGGATCGTAAGAACAAGGACCAGCAACTATTGCTTTAAATGAACACGCTGCCATGATTTTGGGGGTGGCTATGCACAAATTTCTTGTGAGAAAAAAGACTTGGTAGGAGTTAAATAATTAAGTTAGTGTCGTTtaggaaaaggaaacaaagttaaatctcaaaaactaaTATTTTTGTTACTTGGTCAATAGTATGAAATAAATGTACAACAAAAGTAATCCTTTTTTTTGTATAACCAATAGTGAGATTTCAGTgcgttcgttttttttttcttttcggcaGAAGCTCAGCTCACAAAAATCCCCACCCCTACCCAGGGCAAAGAATTTTGCCACGGCACAATATGCAAACTAGATACACGGAGCGATCGCAGATGGCGGCTTATTCGTTGTCACGTACTGGCAATTTCAGCTTCAAAGCAGGCTGAGTGATTCTATCGAGCAACACAGCGAGCCAACAAGTTATATTTTGCATAGGAACTTCGCAATATCGATTTTTGTGGTTCAAAACGGATGCGTACTGCCTGGTACTGGTCTTTCAAACCTAGCGGAATGCCGTTAAAGAAATGACAGTAGAGAAAAGTTGTTTGACAGTCAAGATATCAGAGTCGAGCTAAAGTGAACATATTTATGTTGCTTCATGCTTAAGTAATTCGAAATTTCGAATTGAAGTGATGTAATTAATTGTAAATACCGTGGTAATGTTTGGTCACGCATTCGCCTACTAatgtgattttgaattttttgaccGACTTGAATGAATTTTTTGACGAGTGCCTAATCATTTGCCCAAACTAAACTTTGCATATATTGAAAGACATATCCTTAGATAGTTAGAATGTAAAATCTCTTGGAATTCCGAGATATTGCAGATGGTCAAAATAACCATTCTTTTCACCTACCGACGAATTCAACGTTGGAGAGCACTCTTCTTTTGCTCCCCAATAAATAATTGAgtaaattatttaattattccTGTAATTGTGCTTTTTGGACAAGGAAAAGTTATGCAATAAATTACTTGTATTACAACTTTTCTGCGCTCAATAAATGCAACATGCGACTCAAATGAAAATAGTTGATTTTCGGCCCAGTTGAGACGCGCTAAATTGATGTCAGGACGTGAAATCGAAAACGTGGTTTTTCTCGGTAATACcgaaatatttgaagaaagaaaacacatgGCGTTTTTACTTTTACTAAGGCCTACTTATATACAAGGTAGGGccaatttaatttttcaagtcTTGCCGAACTATATTTGATTTTTCTGGGCATTTGCTCTTAAATCGTCTAAACATTGATCATTTACCAGTGCgctaaaaaaaagaacatatgATTTTAATTACGTCTAATGCTTCTTTCAGCCGATAGGGAAATCTCTAATGTGGTTGAGTTCCTGAAAAAAGAGTATAACCGAAGAGCTGATTTCAGTCCGCTTCCGTGGAGCAAAGGCATGAAGCTAAAACTTAAAGAAGTCTATACAAAGCTTAGAGTTGTATCCAAAGGGGAAGCAGAAGGTTCGGAGATAGACGTGGATGATATCTTTGGGTCGAGTGAGGAAGATAATGATCCTTTGGTGCTTGTAGAGGGAAGTCCAGGAATTGGCAAAACCACCTTCTGTCTCAAACTTGCTCACGACTGGGCGAATGGTGCAATGCCTGGTAATTTTCCTAGtttcaaacttgtatttttgcTGAAATGCAGGGACATAATTAAAGACGTAGTGGAAGACATTTTTGAGCAGCTTCTACCCGAGGATCgcaaggaaaaaaccaaagaagccCTTGACAATTTCCTTGAGGACTTAAATAATCAGAAACAAACTCTCATCATTTTGGATGGCTTGGACGAGCTCCCAGATCAATCAGAAGATCGTGTGAACAAAGTTCTACgtagaaaaaaattgtcctttTGTTACGTGTTGGCCACAACCCgccaagaaaaaggaatttatACCAGAGAAcaatttaaatttaatatttgCCTTGCGATTGAAGGATTTAGTGAAGAGAATTCATTCGAGTACATAAGGAAACATTTCAGGCGTCTTGGTGCAGAGCATTCATCCAAGGGAGAAAGGCTCATAGAAGAAATAGAAGAGAACCCTTTATTAGATGACATCCGAATTAATCCTTTAAATTTACTTCTCCTTTGCGTTGTTTACGAGGACCATGAAGGAAGTCTGCCATCCTCCTCTACTGATCTTTACCAAACCATTGTGAGGTGCCTTTTGAGAAGATACTGTGCCAGAGAAGAATTAAAGGCTGCTGAAAAGGACGAGGATTTAGACAAACAATTTGAATTACCTATCCTAGCACTTGGGGAGCTTGCTTGGAAATGTCTGTTGAGTGATCGTCTAAGTTTTTACGAAGACGAGTTAGAAGAGTTTGAAAGAAGCAATGAGAACATTGTGGCTCGTAGACTTGGCCTTGTTTACAAggaggaaagtttgaagcgGCTGAAACCACGTCATGCGTAcagctttcttcacaaaacgTTTCAAGAGTATATAGCGGCGGCACACATCGCCCATAAATTTCGAGGAAACGAATTTcagatgttgaagcaaatgctatTTCCTGAGAGCGAGAGTTGGAAATTTAAAcaagtatttgtatttgtatgtgGAATACTGGGCGAGGAGGCAAATATTGTCTTTGAACAGATTGGAAATATGCTACAGAAACAATGGGACTGGTCAAAATGCGAATGGTCCACCGCGAGTTTTTTCGTGGACAGttggaaagaaactggaaacgcTCAAAGAATGGCAAAGACTCTGTGTTCATTCTTGCCCTTTCCACGGCTCCTACCCTTATTGGGAATTGAACATGGCGAAGCCCTTTGTGATATTCTAAAGGAGTGCGCAGAATTTCCCGAGGAAATGACAGTGGCTGAAGTTCACATATCACAGTTCACACTTGGTGATCGTGCTCTCGACCTCTTGAAGCTACCTGGTTTGAAATCTTTGATCTTATACGAATCAATCGACTCTGAGGAGGTTGAGTATCTGAACAAGACCTTCTTAGAAAAGTTGACGTTCGCGTTGTTTTCTGATACTTGGTATGCCGTGTCTGAAGTCCCTGATTTTGGATTGTCATCTGTTCGTCTTAAGATTTGTGGTTCATTGGGCTCATCTTCATTGCAAGAGGTTGAGAATTTGTTGCTAAACAAATGTCTGTGCTCTGTTTCTATTACTGTATGTGGAGATGTAGAGGAATCTCTTCTTGAGGCGCTCGCAAAAGGCCTTgcaggagaaagtgctgtcaaGTTCCTTGACTTGTGCATCAacggaaattttagtttccgtGGAGCTTCTTTATTGGAGCAGGTTATTTTAAGAAATAGATCACTGACAAATATTAAGGTTTCTGTCAACGGGGAACCTCCAGAAAATTGGCAGGCTGTTTCAAAGAGTCTTCGTGCACAATTTGCCGAGAAGGCGAACCTTTCAGAAATTTATCCAAACACCTTGAGCAAAATGAAAGACAGTCAGGTGACACATTTGAGTCGGTTTTTGTCAAAGACTGATTTGAAGCAAAAACTTGCCACTCTAAATGTTTGGGGTGAGTTGAGTGGTGATGGTTGCAAAGCAGTGTGTGAGGTCTTACTACCTACCCCATTGTCTCACCTGACGTTAAATATCCACGGACAATTGACTGATGAAATGCTTCGTTACATAGCAAGATTTGATGAGGAACACGAAAAACTCTCGCCAATAACCATCAACGCTTGGGTTGAAgtgactgaaaaggaaaacaagcttATTAAAGAACTTGGATTGGACAAAAATCCATCATTTTCCTTAAATGTGTGTGGAACCAGTGCACCTTCAAAAGAATCAAGTGATAGCAAAGTTTTCTCTCGTGACGAGCCACAATGTCTCATTGCGTTCTCTGAGAAAGCAACTAAAGGCCCATCTAAGTTTGCAGAAGACACTTCGCagaaatcactcacaatcaaaattaatgaattggaagacggtcttggcgaagggttagcaggaaacacctctctgaaatcacttacactggaaattgacGATTGTGAGGACGATAACGTtgaatggggacgcggtcttggtgagggtctagcaagaatcacctcgctggaatcactcacaatcaagtGTAGTCCCATGACCTTTAAATGGGTACACGGTGTTGGCaaagggttagcaggaaacacctcccTGAAATTGCTTACACTGGGAAATGACTGCTGTGATGACGATAACGAtgaatggggacgcggtcttggtgagggtctagcaagaaacacctcgctggaatcactcacaatcaaagtCAAGGCTGATTTCACGAACCATGAATGGGAATacggtcttggcgaagggttggcaggaaacacctctctgaaatcacttataCTGGAAACTGACGAGCATTCGCCCAGTAGCAATGAATGcggacgcggtcttggtgagggtctagcaagaaacacctctctgGAATCACTCACATTAAAAATAAGTTGGGGTAAATATGTGAGCCCGAAGTGGGAACAAGGTCTTGGtgaagggttagcaggaaacacctctctgaaatcacttataCTGGAAACTGACGAGAATTCGCCCAGTAGCAATGAATGcggacgcggtcttggtgagggtctagcaagaaacacctcgctggaatcactcacattAAAAATAAGTTGGGGTGAATATGTGACCTCGAAGTGGGAACAAGGTCTTGGtgaagggttagcaggaaacacctctctgaaatcacttataCTGGAAATTGACGTGCGTTGGCCCAGTAGCAATGAATGcggacgcggtcttggtgagggtctagcaagaaacacctcgctggaatcactcacattgACTATTACCGGCCATCGTGCCTGGTGCAATGAATGGGGACTCCCTCTTTGCGAGTATTTAGCAGAAAACAACTCTCTGAATTCACTGACACTGACAATTAACAACTATCGATACATGAGCGATCAATGGGGTGTCGGTCTTGCtgagggtttagcaagaaacacaTCTCTGAAGTCAATTACTCTGACCATTAACAACTATTTTTACATGAGCAGCGTATGGGGACTCGGTCTTTTCGAGGGTTCAGCAAGAAACACGTCTCTGAAATCAATCACACTGTCAATTAACAACTATGGTGTCATGAAGGGAGAACGGAGAGACGATATTATCGAGGGTTTAGCAAGGAACTCGTCTCTGACATCAATGACACTAGCAATTAATAACTATGGTGGGATGGAGGGAGAATGGGGACATTGTCTTTtcgagggtttagcaagaaacacctcgctgaaTTCACTGACATTGACAGCCAACAACTATGGTGACATGAGCGAAGAAGGGGGATGCGCTCTTCGCGAGGGTTTGAGAAAGCGCGAGTCTAAAACTGAATATGATGTGATAGTCAACATCTGTGGTAAATGCTGATTTGTATCAAGATTACGGTTCACGCAGCAACCAGGTGGGCACTCGAGACTATATTGGACTAACAGTTCTCAACTTATATACGACATGAATACGACATTCATTTATTTGAAgtgcagattgaaaagaattttcAGTCAATGATCCTCTCAGTTATGCGCTCTCGTTAAGTAGAAGCGAGAAAGGCCAGAACTGAAAATTCCTTTCAGTCCGCAGTTAACACAAACACCTGAATTCCATGTATTAACATCTTACACATAGATTTATATCCATCATGTTCGGGCTTTGGAGCGATCCATATAACGACCAGCTCCTAGGTGACGACTTTAGTAAATTCGTTGCGAAATATTAATCAGCCTTTCTCATTGCAGAATCAGCTTTTGTGACGTGGAGCACAACTCTCCCGATAGAAGCTTAAAGTGTGAATGCAGTTTGAAGTGAAGAAAAGTTGGCCGTAAGGTCAATTAAGAGAAAGCGATGTGATGCCATTAACAATGATTTCTTcgctttgattggctgaaagaaaagcagtttccagacaacaatgtaaaagaAAGTAAACAATCCGCGCATGCTTATTGGTCAATTGCAGAAAAGAGAACctgagagaaagagagagacagCCAATCAGGCATCTTGTTAATGCTAAGCTGGTTATCTTGGTGAGGGAACTATCACGATTGCGTTTAGCAAAACCAGTAAATGACGCTTCTTACGTGTTAAAATCGTGGCCTTCGTATGCCAGTTAGATAAATGAACATGCACAATTTTATGGTTGGAAGGAATCAATGTttctttgacaacttttgaagacgtaaagtacgtcaaacacttgtacatttttctttgattttcaaaGAGGCGAAGgtcatagtttttttcttgtacCATATTTTAATGTAACATATTGGCGATACAGTGTACAATAAGTTgcattctttgcaattttaGTCTTTCACAGGCGCGCGTGCGCACAGGCAAACTTGACAGGATTGGCCGGTTTCGTGACTCGCGTGTTCATTTGAAAACgagtttaaaatatcaaagCCAATGACGCGTTGTATTTTGATTACATGTGCAACgtttttagattttttaaagGTCTGTATTGGTAGTTGTGTAGAACTGGAATGGAATGGAATTTTATAGTAAGCATTTCACTAGCAAAAGGTAAAGTAATTGCGggttttttatcattatcatgATTACTCAAGGTGCCAAAGTTCCTCGAGGAACTTTGATGACAACAATGTTTAGAAATGGTATGAAATTAGCTAGAACAAGTTGATTTGTTATGATCCTTTTCAATGACTCCTTTTACAGGGATCAATAAACTAGTGAACATTTTGCACAGTGTACCAGCAAAGAATTAAGATGAATTTTGTGTTGAGCTCTATCACCTGCTTTCAGCCGTGCagtatgtatatattattgaccaagcgcgaggtaaagatggctggatattggctgagttctctttttgcgtttttatggaccgagacaaagtcgcaaaaagagaacgaggccaatacccAGCTATCTTGACCAAACtggcttggtcaataaaagatttattatatggcctataaacagcactgaaaaaaatgatctttgtacttgtttattttcgagcactgaaaaggacaTCAGTTAGATGCTGAAGTGATGGCGCGTGCCCCCATATCCTGATTGGGTAAATGctgaaaatacaatcatttgattggtcacgtttcaaattcaaacttcaaattcaaattttcaaaatttgaaattcaaaacaaacttttgtgtttgtcggtttttgttgcaaaacgtatttttaaaagccgtcaacatttttgttttcattctcgttgacgctttttcttgTTCTATAAAGACAGAGAAGttacaaaaaatctttttaccttagcaggaAATAATTTTAGCGAAAGAAACTTTCGTGCAcccgcttgaactttggcgaaattttatttgcgggagcGAAATGGGCAGT
Coding sequences:
- the LOC136890670 gene encoding uncharacterized protein isoform X2, which produces MSFASAMAASVVAKILNDPVVFREWPHCNQVRLSSSKSEKKKQETRVKRERKNDEEKPIHPLGTTTPKRQRENAAIPETDREISNVVEFLKKEYNRRADFSPLPWSKGMKLKLKEVYTKLRVVSKGEAEGSEIDVDDIFGSSEEDNDPLVLVEGSPGIGKTTFCLKLAHDWANGAMPGNFPSFKLVFLLKCRDIIKDVVEDIFEQLLPEDRKEKTKEALDNFLEDLNNQKQTLIILDGLDELPDQSEDRVNKVLRRKKLSFCYVLATTRQEKGIYTREQFKFNICLAIEGFSEENSFEYIRKHFRRLGAEHSSKGERLIEEIEENPLLDDIRINPLNLLLLCVVYEDHEGSLPSSSTDLYQTIVRCLLRRYCAREELKAAEKDEDLDKQFELPILALGELAWKCLLSDRLSFYEDELEEFERSNENIVARRLGLVYKEESLKRLKPRHAYSFLHKTFQEYIAAAHIAHKFRGNEFQMLKQMLFPESESWKFKQVFVFVCGILGEEANIVFEQIGNMLQKQWDWSKCEWSTASFFVDSWKETGNAQRMAKTLCSFLPFPRLLPLLGIEHGEALCDILKECAEFPEEMTVAEVHISQFTLGDRALDLLKLPGLKSLILYESIDSEEVEYLNKTFLEKLTFALFSDTWYAVSEVPDFGLSSVRLKICGSLGSSSLQEVENLLLNKCLCSVSITVCGDVEESLLEALAKGLAGESAVKFLDLCINGNFSFRGASLLEQVILRNRSLTNIKVSVNGEPPENWQAVSKSLRAQFAEKANLSEIYPNTLSKMKDSQVTHLSRFLSKTDLKQKLATLNVWGELSGDGCKAVCEVLLPTPLSHLTLNIHGQLTDEMLRYIARFDEEHEKLSPITINAWVEVTEKENKLIKELGLDKNPSFSLNVCGTSAPSKESSDSKVFSRDEPQCLIAFSEKATKGPSKFAEDTSQKSLTIKINELEDGLGEGLAGNTSLKSLTLEIDDCEDDNVEWGRGLGEGLARITSLESLTIKCSPMTFKWVHGVGKGLAGNTSLKLLTLGNDCCDDDNDEWGRGLGEGLARNTSLESLTIKVKADFTNHEWEYGLGEGLAGNTSLKSLILETDEHSPSSNECGRGLGEGLARNTSLESLTLKISWGKYVSPKWEQGLGEGLAGNTSLKSLILETDENSPSSNECGRGLGEGLARNTSLESLTLKISWGEYVTSKWEQGLGEGLAGNTSLKSLILEIDVRWPSSNECGRGLGEGLARNTSLESLTLTITGHRAWCNEWGLPLCEYLAENNSLNSLTLTINNYRYMSDQWGVGLAEGLARNTSLKSITLTINNYFYMSSVWGLGLFEGSARNTSLKSITLSINNYGVMKGERRDDIIEGLARNSSLTSMTLAINNYGGMEGEWGHCLFEGLARNTSLNSLTLTANNYGDMSEEGGCALREGLRKRESKTEYDVIVNICGKC